A single genomic interval of Candidatus Polarisedimenticolaceae bacterium harbors:
- a CDS encoding glycosyltransferase family A protein, giving the protein MNAAQVTVAVCTRNRPDDLARCLASLRALDPAPRAIVVADQSDDALAAVGRERSGAAGAEWFAPARRGLGASRQAVLERVTTPIVAFTDDDCLVRPAWAGAFGDAFERHPSAGAATGPMRPDPSMPLPDGVPSWVTDWGGEDEIVFSGPTEPSRIGGGLNMAFRVEDLRRAGGFDPMLGAGGPLKGGEDADAFHRILLSGGAVVFVPAAIVSHHPPRDAHAHDRNEIDYAWGLGAWVERRKSFGDRVPERFWSDALRRCLSTLVRHAPADGLARSWRRVRVARALFTGRRDARRLIAAWEGSRA; this is encoded by the coding sequence GTGAACGCCGCGCAGGTGACGGTCGCCGTTTGCACGCGCAATCGCCCGGACGACCTGGCGCGATGCCTCGCGAGCCTGCGGGCGCTCGATCCCGCGCCGCGGGCGATCGTCGTGGCGGACCAGAGCGACGACGCCCTCGCCGCGGTCGGTCGGGAGCGATCCGGGGCTGCGGGGGCGGAGTGGTTCGCGCCCGCACGGCGCGGTCTCGGGGCCTCGCGCCAGGCCGTGCTCGAGCGCGTGACGACGCCCATCGTCGCCTTCACCGACGACGACTGCCTCGTGCGCCCCGCCTGGGCCGGGGCGTTCGGCGACGCGTTCGAGCGCCACCCGTCGGCCGGAGCGGCGACGGGGCCCATGCGCCCCGACCCTTCGATGCCGCTCCCGGACGGCGTGCCGTCGTGGGTGACCGACTGGGGCGGGGAGGATGAGATCGTCTTCTCCGGCCCTACCGAGCCTTCGCGTATCGGAGGCGGGCTGAACATGGCGTTCCGGGTCGAGGACCTGCGCCGGGCCGGGGGGTTCGACCCGATGCTCGGGGCCGGAGGTCCCCTGAAGGGAGGAGAGGACGCCGACGCGTTCCACCGCATCCTCCTCTCCGGCGGCGCGGTGGTCTTCGTCCCGGCGGCGATCGTCTCCCACCACCCTCCTCGGGACGCCCACGCCCACGATCGCAACGAGATCGACTACGCGTGGGGCCTCGGGGCGTGGGTGGAGCGCCGGAAGTCGTTCGGCGACCGCGTGCCGGAGCGTTTCTGGAGCGACGCGCTCCGCCGCTGCCTGTCGACCCTCGTGCGTCACGCCCCCGCCGACGGGCTCGCGCGCTCGTGGCGGCGGGTGCGGGTGGCGCGCGCGTTGTTCACCGGGCGGCGCGACGCACGACGCCTGATCGCCGCGTGGGAAGGATCCCGCGCATGA
- a CDS encoding class I SAM-dependent methyltransferase: MPTETFDARGRPRIWQHDYLHLRPLARDLAARAAALGRIDRVLDVGSGGTPYRMHFVTRDYLRVDFDPEATPDVVARAEALPFPDGVFDVVVSTQLLGLVDDPAAFAREIARVVRPGGAVLVSAPAAWPYDSARVEHRFGRPQLPPLFPGLTIREIVRQGGLLALPFAAFNTVVREAAIAARRRLGVAAAPVGWIAVALFVAANVAGRVLERLAERGPLAAFLGYLDARLPMNWLVVAERAS, from the coding sequence ATGCCGACCGAGACGTTCGACGCGCGGGGCCGGCCGCGAATCTGGCAACACGACTACCTGCACCTCCGCCCCCTCGCCCGCGACCTCGCCGCTCGCGCGGCCGCGCTGGGCAGAATCGATCGAGTCCTCGATGTCGGCAGCGGCGGAACCCCGTATCGTATGCACTTCGTGACGCGCGACTACCTCCGGGTCGATTTCGACCCGGAGGCCACCCCGGACGTGGTGGCGCGCGCGGAGGCGCTCCCTTTTCCGGACGGGGTGTTCGACGTCGTGGTGTCCACCCAGCTCCTCGGCCTCGTCGACGATCCGGCGGCGTTCGCGCGCGAGATCGCACGGGTCGTCCGCCCAGGCGGCGCCGTCCTCGTCTCGGCTCCGGCGGCGTGGCCCTACGATTCCGCCCGCGTCGAGCACCGATTCGGGCGGCCCCAGCTTCCGCCGCTGTTCCCGGGCCTCACGATCCGGGAGATCGTCCGCCAGGGCGGGCTGCTGGCCCTCCCGTTCGCGGCGTTCAACACCGTCGTGCGCGAGGCGGCGATCGCCGCGAGGCGCCGACTGGGCGTCGCCGCCGCGCCGGTGGGCTGGATCGCCGTCGCGTTGTTCGTCGCCGCCAATGTCGCGGGACGCGTGCTGGAGCGTCTGGCCGAGCGCGGCCCCCTCGCGGCGTTCCTCGGATACCTCGACGCTCGCCTCCCGATGAACTGGCTGGTCGTCGCGGAACGCGCCTCGTGA
- a CDS encoding glycosyltransferase family 39 protein — MSVPSVARGPAGIVLLGLAFVLLALATRLPFRDTTLFISDSGRYAMALERYDITVGRPHPPGNPLYVGMAKGIDAVVKDPPASLALLSALLSGVAFLFAYLLGRDVGGEPAGWLAAGILAVSPLFWFFGGIAMPSTGEAALSLIVAWVARRAREPHSPAAFWALTILLGLAFGYRSTFAVLVAPLWLYAGWRHPRGRLVGGAAVLAASWLGWTAIVAGLSGGLAAYRETTASFFTDVVVGTKILGGGWGKIPHQAAAMGASAVLGLGLFLLPFLVGLVGTIAGRPPFPGAGPFLATWALPTLVFHAVYDWAPRFGVLLLAPSAILAATAAVPLARRWLEGRRPLDPTAPVGPVARAFVVAGLALNLALFLLPVRFGEWRLPDPYPSGTRLLERNVDLARRDAVLKSTVPDPASTVVLAYDDAFHVAWFLPEYRVVGLFPLFKDAADAWVPSFRDRTLSYEPGSRAVPVGDPLRLPDEVRRVVLYDPEYVAFWPVDALPLREVLYDPASGRKLWTAELPGPGCLDFAFRELRFLPAGTAGCAP, encoded by the coding sequence ATGAGTGTGCCGTCCGTCGCGCGTGGCCCCGCCGGGATCGTGCTGCTCGGTCTTGCCTTCGTGCTCCTGGCCCTGGCGACGCGCCTTCCGTTCCGCGACACCACCCTGTTCATCTCCGATTCAGGGCGCTACGCGATGGCGCTCGAGCGCTACGACATCACGGTCGGCCGCCCGCACCCCCCCGGGAACCCCCTCTACGTCGGCATGGCGAAGGGGATCGACGCCGTCGTGAAGGACCCGCCCGCCTCCCTCGCGCTCCTGTCGGCGCTGCTCAGCGGAGTCGCCTTCCTGTTCGCCTATCTTCTCGGACGCGACGTCGGCGGGGAGCCCGCCGGCTGGCTGGCGGCGGGGATCCTCGCCGTCAGCCCGCTCTTCTGGTTCTTCGGGGGGATCGCGATGCCCTCGACCGGCGAGGCGGCGCTGTCGCTGATCGTGGCGTGGGTGGCGCGACGCGCGAGGGAGCCGCACTCCCCCGCGGCGTTCTGGGCGCTCACGATCCTCCTCGGACTCGCCTTCGGATACCGTTCCACCTTCGCGGTGCTGGTCGCGCCGCTCTGGCTGTACGCGGGATGGCGGCACCCGAGAGGGCGCCTTGTCGGCGGCGCGGCGGTGCTCGCGGCCTCGTGGCTGGGCTGGACGGCGATCGTGGCGGGGCTGTCCGGAGGCCTTGCGGCCTATCGGGAGACGACCGCCTCGTTCTTCACCGACGTCGTCGTCGGCACGAAGATCCTCGGCGGAGGCTGGGGGAAGATCCCGCACCAGGCTGCGGCGATGGGGGCGAGCGCGGTCCTGGGCCTGGGACTGTTCCTTCTGCCGTTCCTCGTGGGCCTGGTCGGCACGATCGCCGGGAGGCCGCCGTTTCCCGGGGCCGGCCCCTTCCTCGCGACGTGGGCGCTCCCGACGCTGGTCTTCCACGCCGTTTACGATTGGGCGCCGCGATTCGGGGTACTCCTCCTCGCCCCGTCGGCGATTCTCGCGGCGACCGCCGCGGTCCCGCTCGCGCGCCGATGGCTCGAGGGACGGCGCCCGCTCGACCCCACCGCGCCGGTCGGTCCCGTCGCGCGGGCGTTCGTCGTGGCCGGGCTCGCCTTGAACCTCGCGTTGTTCCTGCTCCCCGTTCGATTCGGGGAGTGGCGCCTCCCCGATCCGTACCCGAGCGGCACGCGCCTTCTGGAGCGCAACGTCGACCTCGCCCGCCGCGACGCGGTTCTGAAGTCGACGGTGCCGGACCCCGCCTCGACGGTCGTCCTGGCGTACGACGACGCCTTCCACGTCGCGTGGTTCCTGCCCGAGTACCGCGTGGTCGGCCTCTTCCCGCTGTTCAAGGACGCCGCGGACGCGTGGGTTCCGAGCTTCCGCGACCGGACGCTGTCGTACGAGCCGGGCTCGCGGGCGGTGCCGGTCGGCGACCCCCTGCGCCTTCCCGACGAGGTGCGCCGCGTGGTCCTCTACGACCCCGAGTACGTCGCCTTCTGGCCGGTCGATGCCCTGCCGCTGCGCGAAGTCCTCTACGACCCCGCGTCGGGCCGGAAACTGTGGACCGCCGAGCTTCCGGGGCCGGGGTGCCTCGACTTCGCGTTCCGCGAGCTCCGGTTCCTTCCCGCCGGGACCGCGGGGTGCGCGCCGTGA
- a CDS encoding NAD(P)-dependent oxidoreductase — MTAPRLPLGPEPRRVLVTGSAGYFGGVLATWLADRRIKVVGLDRLLPPEPDPRIVTVRADLRDADAVLDAFAKEGPFDAVFHCAALMGHEKPDPEDLWDSNVEGTRNVALAAIAHGVRKLVYTSTICVFGREYPHLVTEDEPVCPIEPYGKSKLEGERVLQSLADRLDADAIRCPTIVSAGRLGLLSILFEFVEEGRRVYLVGDGSNRYGFVYAPDLCEACLLASRAPGSHVYHVGSDRVKTLREVYQAVIDEAGSRSRLFSLPEGPAIGTLKLLFKLGLSPLGPYHARLINGTFVFDTTRLRSQLGWKPTLANDEMLREAYRHYAEHRPGRAEGLAAHRQTAKMGVLRLVKWLS; from the coding sequence GTGACGGCTCCTCGGCTCCCCCTCGGGCCCGAGCCGCGCCGCGTCCTCGTCACGGGGAGCGCGGGGTATTTCGGCGGAGTCCTCGCGACGTGGCTCGCCGACCGAAGGATCAAGGTCGTGGGCCTCGATCGTCTCCTTCCCCCGGAGCCCGATCCCCGGATCGTCACGGTCCGCGCGGATCTTCGGGACGCCGACGCCGTCCTCGACGCGTTCGCGAAGGAGGGGCCGTTCGACGCGGTTTTCCACTGCGCGGCGCTCATGGGGCACGAGAAACCGGACCCCGAGGATCTCTGGGACTCGAACGTGGAGGGGACCCGCAACGTCGCCCTCGCCGCGATCGCGCACGGCGTCCGCAAGCTCGTCTACACCTCGACGATCTGCGTTTTCGGGCGCGAATATCCGCACCTCGTGACGGAGGACGAGCCGGTCTGCCCCATCGAGCCCTACGGGAAGTCGAAGCTCGAAGGGGAGCGGGTGCTCCAGTCGCTGGCCGACCGCCTCGATGCCGACGCCATCCGGTGCCCGACGATCGTCTCGGCGGGACGCCTCGGCCTGCTTTCGATCCTCTTCGAGTTCGTGGAGGAGGGTCGCCGCGTCTACCTCGTGGGCGACGGCTCCAACCGTTACGGTTTCGTGTACGCCCCCGATCTCTGCGAGGCGTGCCTGCTGGCGTCGCGGGCGCCCGGATCCCACGTTTACCACGTGGGAAGCGATCGGGTGAAGACGCTGCGCGAGGTCTACCAGGCGGTGATCGACGAGGCCGGGTCGCGGTCGCGCCTGTTCAGCCTCCCCGAGGGCCCCGCGATCGGAACGTTGAAGCTGCTCTTCAAGCTCGGCCTCTCCCCGCTCGGCCCCTACCACGCGAGGCTGATCAACGGCACCTTCGTCTTCGACACGACGCGCCTGCGGTCCCAACTCGGCTGGAAGCCGACCCTGGCCAACGACGAGATGCTGCGGGAGGCGTACCGCCATTACGCCGAACACAGGCCGGGAAGGGCCGAGGGGCTCGCGGCCCACCGCCAGACGGCGAAGATGGGCGTCCTGAGACTCGTGAAGTGGCTGTCCTGA
- a CDS encoding glycosyltransferase family 39 protein, which yields MAVLRLAFATLLALSLAAFAAIAGRTLLYPHEVVVSEGAVRLATETWAHGRDLWAPDRLTDAPFAIAHYTPLYYLFTRAVQTVTGEGFLAGRLVSVLFTVLTACAAGWIARRETGRTWAGFIAGSVWLSFYAVAFWGTAHRVDAPGIFFEAVGIGTYLAARRAGRDGYGAIPWFVAAWCVKQVMFVGLVAVLLDVALDRNRGPLRAARYAALAWGPILALFGLWTWWSDGGFWSATVLGTVSKDADTPWVVVSNAERFFGSPWSLATFLAGIAAAVFFPRRNFLGVYLLTGIVLAIVTDANFPRFFPPALAAAILVAILLVDLEAHPKANEFALASLSLVLFAHLGWEMRPLFRERALNLTPSNTRLDAAAWLRAKVPEGRPVLAQDVGMLLSAERPVTVADPLVYSILVGNGAWDPEVLAKGIREGAYGAVVLNRPLEELNDREWTTLWISGPARRALAERYRLLDTFTIGQSWVFLEPTRYLYVPKEAP from the coding sequence GTGGCTGTCCTGAGGCTCGCCTTCGCCACGCTGCTCGCCCTGTCGCTCGCCGCCTTCGCCGCGATCGCCGGGCGTACCCTCCTCTACCCGCACGAGGTCGTCGTCTCCGAAGGGGCGGTCCGCCTCGCGACGGAGACCTGGGCGCACGGCCGGGACCTGTGGGCGCCCGACCGCCTCACGGACGCCCCGTTCGCGATCGCGCACTACACCCCGCTCTACTACCTGTTCACGCGCGCCGTCCAGACGGTGACCGGCGAGGGGTTCCTCGCGGGGCGGCTCGTCTCCGTCCTCTTCACGGTCCTCACGGCCTGCGCGGCGGGCTGGATCGCGCGCCGCGAGACCGGACGGACCTGGGCCGGGTTCATCGCGGGCTCGGTCTGGTTGTCCTTCTACGCGGTCGCGTTCTGGGGGACCGCCCACCGGGTGGACGCGCCGGGGATCTTCTTCGAGGCGGTGGGCATCGGCACGTATCTCGCCGCGCGGCGGGCGGGACGGGACGGGTACGGCGCGATCCCGTGGTTCGTCGCGGCCTGGTGCGTCAAGCAGGTGATGTTCGTCGGTCTCGTCGCGGTGCTCCTGGACGTCGCGCTCGACCGCAACCGCGGCCCCCTTCGCGCCGCGCGGTACGCGGCCCTGGCGTGGGGCCCGATCCTCGCGCTGTTCGGCCTGTGGACCTGGTGGAGCGACGGCGGATTCTGGAGCGCGACGGTCCTGGGGACGGTCAGCAAGGACGCGGACACCCCGTGGGTCGTCGTCTCCAACGCCGAGCGTTTCTTCGGCTCGCCGTGGAGCCTCGCCACGTTCCTCGCGGGAATCGCGGCGGCGGTGTTCTTCCCGCGCAGGAACTTCCTGGGCGTCTACCTTCTCACCGGAATCGTCCTGGCCATCGTCACCGACGCGAACTTCCCCCGCTTCTTCCCGCCGGCGCTCGCCGCGGCGATCCTCGTCGCGATCCTGCTCGTGGACCTCGAGGCGCACCCGAAGGCGAACGAGTTCGCGCTGGCCTCGCTCTCCCTCGTGTTGTTCGCCCACCTGGGCTGGGAGATGCGCCCGCTCTTCCGCGAGCGCGCGTTGAACCTCACCCCGTCCAACACGCGCCTCGACGCCGCGGCGTGGCTTCGCGCGAAGGTGCCGGAGGGGCGACCGGTCCTCGCCCAGGACGTCGGCATGTTGCTTTCGGCCGAACGCCCGGTCACCGTCGCCGACCCGCTCGTCTACTCGATCCTCGTCGGCAACGGCGCGTGGGATCCCGAGGTCCTCGCCAAGGGGATTCGCGAGGGGGCCTACGGCGCCGTCGTGCTGAACCGTCCCCTCGAGGAGCTCAACGACCGCGAGTGGACGACCCTCTGGATCTCGGGCCCCGCGCGGCGCGCGCTCGCCGAGCGCTACCGCCTCCTCGACACGTTCACGATCGGCCAGTCGTGGGTCTTCCTCGAGCCGACCCGTTACCTCTACGTTCCGAAGGAGGCCCCGTGA
- a CDS encoding NAD(P)/FAD-dependent oxidoreductase, with amino-acid sequence MTAPRVVVLGAGPAGLTAAYALAKRGIAVTVLEADPEYVGGISRTIRYKGFYFDIGGHRFFSKSKAVEDLWTEILGDDFLERPRSSRIYYGGKFFSYPLKAGEALSNLGVLEAVRCVASYGLARLMPHPSPKSFEDWVVNQFGRRLFEIFFKTYTEKVWGMPCSEISADWAAQRIKGLSLWTAVQNALFPRREPKDRTAVIKTLIDSFRYPRLGPGMMWEAAATKVKAMGGAVLLGRHATSLAWDAASATWTVACGEERFRGTHVISSAPIRELFAGLTPAPGPLAAKAAAALRYRDFITVALILKERDAFDDNWIYIHDPGVKVGRVQNFKSWSPQMVPDPSLACYGLEYFCFEGDGTWTSADADLIALATRELIQLGLAQPGDVVDGCVVRQRKAYPVYDDAYAANVATVREAIARDYPNLHLVGRNGMHKYNNQDHAMMTALLTVENIVAGRETWDVWRVNQDAEYHEEGEAGGETGLRSVPGRVKA; translated from the coding sequence GTGACCGCCCCCCGCGTCGTCGTGCTCGGCGCCGGCCCGGCCGGGCTCACCGCCGCCTACGCCCTCGCCAAGCGGGGAATCGCGGTGACGGTGCTCGAGGCCGACCCCGAGTACGTGGGCGGGATCTCGCGAACGATCCGGTACAAGGGGTTCTACTTCGACATCGGCGGGCACCGGTTCTTCTCGAAGTCGAAGGCGGTCGAGGACCTCTGGACCGAGATCCTCGGCGACGACTTCCTCGAGCGTCCCCGCTCGTCGCGGATCTACTACGGCGGGAAGTTCTTCTCCTACCCCCTCAAGGCGGGGGAGGCCCTCTCGAATCTCGGTGTCCTCGAAGCGGTCCGATGCGTCGCCTCGTACGGGCTCGCGCGCCTGATGCCGCACCCGTCGCCGAAGAGCTTCGAGGATTGGGTCGTCAACCAGTTCGGCCGGCGCCTGTTCGAGATCTTCTTCAAGACGTACACCGAGAAGGTCTGGGGGATGCCCTGCAGCGAGATCTCGGCCGACTGGGCCGCGCAGCGGATCAAGGGCCTGTCGCTGTGGACCGCGGTGCAGAACGCGTTGTTCCCGCGCCGCGAGCCGAAGGACCGCACCGCGGTGATCAAGACGCTCATCGACTCGTTCCGCTATCCGCGCCTGGGCCCCGGGATGATGTGGGAAGCCGCCGCCACGAAGGTAAAGGCGATGGGGGGCGCCGTGCTCCTCGGCCGGCACGCGACGTCCCTCGCGTGGGATGCGGCGTCCGCGACGTGGACGGTGGCTTGCGGCGAGGAGCGGTTCCGCGGCACGCACGTGATCTCGTCCGCTCCGATCCGGGAGCTTTTCGCCGGACTGACGCCCGCGCCCGGGCCGCTGGCCGCGAAGGCCGCGGCGGCGCTGCGTTACCGCGACTTCATCACGGTCGCCCTCATCCTGAAGGAACGCGACGCCTTCGACGACAACTGGATCTACATCCACGACCCCGGGGTGAAGGTCGGCAGGGTGCAGAACTTCAAGTCCTGGTCCCCTCAGATGGTCCCCGACCCCTCCCTCGCCTGCTACGGCCTCGAGTACTTCTGCTTCGAGGGGGACGGGACCTGGACCTCCGCCGACGCCGACCTGATCGCGCTCGCGACGCGGGAGCTGATCCAGCTCGGCCTCGCGCAGCCGGGGGACGTGGTGGACGGCTGCGTCGTCCGCCAGCGGAAGGCCTACCCGGTGTACGACGACGCCTACGCCGCGAACGTGGCGACGGTCCGCGAGGCGATCGCGCGGGACTACCCGAACCTCCACCTCGTCGGCCGCAACGGGATGCACAAGTACAACAACCAGGACCACGCGATGATGACGGCGCTGCTCACCGTCGAGAACATCGTCGCGGGACGCGAGACCTGGGACGTCTGGCGCGTGAACCAGGACGCCGAGTACCACGAGGAAGGCGAGGCGGGAGGCGAGACGGGGCTCCGTTCGGTCCCCGGGCGCGTCAAGGCCTGA
- a CDS encoding sulfatase — MDRLAWFACGAAPFLLASLVGLLRTLQSAGSARPWIARFAGGVAMLEIAIGALVGAAFVTWLAPRDRRLAAAALSAGVAAALGALILLADGLPPLPEASATTAIGVALAVGLAVGFARTLPGGAPDPARATLLPAGIVLAAAGSRFVMRALDVPPGSAGGLAVVTGVVALAAAAALAAGRPAVLGRPAVVCVLAIPAVAAGAAITLGRPMDAALPRIASSTLPDVLVVVLDTLRADHVPAAAGSPFPTPHLARLAKDGARFTSMTSTSCWTLPAHASLFTGLNPLAHGAGWERGGLKDGPPTLAERLRDAGWRTAGFSANPWVSRELGLDRGFETFVEADASRAPRPPWPVRFFPSLFARAEGALLFEDKRGRQLTSELLRWLARGDGRPAFAFLNLLEPHLPYDPPTRYRAALAGDGWTARELEAIPQDRLEDLLPDRRRPPREIEGLRRLYAAEVAYADALLGRIIVALERSGRLDRTLIVIVSDHGENLGDHPPLDHQLGLWDSLVRVPAILRLPAAIAEGTVRRDSASLEDVPGWVERFAGLPQTFPGEPWDRSERTYTLAVYDRPLPILEQIRASLKIDPAPWDRRLYMLRDSDRKWIFAGDGRHQAFDLAADPGEARNLAEGGGPPAAFRALEDALARLLASYGSPAAPAQAPPLDDETLRRLRSLGYLP; from the coding sequence ATGGACAGACTCGCCTGGTTCGCGTGCGGTGCCGCGCCGTTCCTTCTGGCGTCGCTCGTGGGGCTGCTGCGCACGCTCCAGAGCGCGGGGTCCGCGCGCCCCTGGATCGCCCGTTTCGCCGGAGGGGTCGCGATGCTCGAGATCGCGATCGGCGCCCTCGTCGGGGCGGCGTTCGTCACGTGGCTCGCCCCGCGCGACCGACGCCTGGCGGCGGCGGCGCTCTCGGCGGGGGTCGCGGCGGCGCTGGGCGCGTTGATCCTGCTCGCGGACGGATTGCCTCCCCTCCCCGAGGCCTCGGCAACGACGGCGATCGGCGTCGCGCTGGCGGTCGGACTCGCGGTCGGGTTCGCGCGGACGCTCCCGGGCGGAGCGCCCGACCCCGCCCGCGCGACCCTGCTCCCGGCCGGGATCGTCCTCGCCGCGGCGGGATCCCGCTTCGTGATGCGTGCGCTCGACGTTCCGCCCGGCTCGGCGGGAGGACTCGCGGTCGTCACCGGCGTCGTCGCGCTCGCGGCGGCTGCGGCGCTGGCGGCCGGGCGCCCGGCGGTCCTCGGGCGCCCCGCGGTCGTCTGCGTCCTGGCGATCCCCGCGGTCGCCGCGGGAGCGGCGATCACGCTCGGACGCCCCATGGACGCCGCGCTTCCGCGGATCGCTTCGTCGACTTTGCCGGACGTGCTCGTCGTCGTGCTCGACACGCTGCGCGCCGACCACGTTCCCGCCGCGGCGGGCTCCCCCTTCCCCACGCCCCACCTGGCGCGCCTCGCGAAGGACGGCGCGCGGTTCACCTCGATGACTTCGACGTCGTGCTGGACCCTCCCCGCGCACGCGTCGCTGTTCACCGGCCTCAACCCGCTCGCGCACGGCGCGGGGTGGGAACGCGGAGGGCTGAAGGACGGGCCCCCGACCCTCGCCGAGCGGCTGCGCGACGCGGGATGGCGGACGGCGGGGTTCTCGGCGAACCCTTGGGTGTCGCGGGAGCTCGGTCTCGACCGGGGGTTCGAGACCTTCGTCGAGGCGGACGCGTCGCGTGCCCCCCGCCCCCCGTGGCCGGTCCGGTTCTTCCCGTCCCTGTTCGCGCGCGCGGAGGGGGCGCTGCTCTTCGAGGACAAACGCGGCCGCCAGCTCACGAGCGAGCTCCTGCGCTGGCTGGCACGGGGGGACGGACGCCCGGCGTTCGCGTTCTTGAACCTGCTCGAGCCTCACCTCCCCTACGACCCGCCGACCCGTTACCGCGCGGCCCTCGCCGGGGACGGGTGGACCGCCCGGGAGCTCGAAGCGATCCCTCAGGATCGTCTCGAGGATCTCCTTCCCGATCGCCGTCGCCCCCCGCGGGAGATCGAAGGACTGCGACGGCTCTACGCCGCGGAGGTCGCCTACGCGGACGCGCTGCTCGGCCGGATCATCGTCGCCCTCGAGCGCTCCGGGCGGCTCGACCGGACGCTGATCGTGATCGTTTCCGATCACGGCGAGAACCTCGGCGACCACCCGCCCCTCGATCACCAACTCGGGTTGTGGGACTCCCTCGTGCGTGTTCCCGCGATCCTGCGGCTTCCCGCGGCGATCGCGGAGGGGACGGTGCGCCGGGACTCCGCGAGCCTCGAGGACGTCCCCGGGTGGGTCGAACGCTTCGCCGGCCTCCCGCAGACGTTTCCCGGCGAGCCGTGGGATCGGAGCGAGCGCACGTACACCCTCGCGGTGTACGACCGCCCGTTGCCGATCCTCGAGCAGATCCGCGCGAGCCTGAAGATCGACCCCGCTCCGTGGGACCGCCGGCTGTACATGCTGAGGGACTCCGACCGGAAGTGGATCTTCGCCGGCGACGGCCGGCACCAGGCGTTCGACCTCGCCGCCGATCCCGGCGAAGCGCGCAACCTCGCCGAGGGCGGCGGCCCTCCCGCCGCGTTCCGCGCGCTCGAGGACGCGCTCGCGCGCCTGCTCGCGAGTTACGGATCGCCCGCGGCCCCCGCGCAGGCACCTCCGCTCGACGACGAGACGCTCCGACGCCTGCGCAGCCTGGGGTACCTCCCGTAA
- a CDS encoding SGNH/GDSL hydrolase family protein yields MQRVAHVAVSTAVAFGVLVLLEGALRLAGFEREITPVSLRFGYPDPREIGSVFTPDPELFWRLRPGSEFDAEASVAINPLGYRGPVPLDPRPAGRTRIAVLGDSVAFGGAVAWPEILADRTGAEVLNFGVPGYTVVQGSRQWARDVAPLRPDVVVVAYGWNDHWVAKGGLPDSARTVPSRGRAAFELGLSRLRLAQAAHAILGTAASAEPGPAPPGATRRVPPSDYRETLDRLLAAASGSGARVLVLALPSGLRESDFPSYLLDLGFTPSARDAIEDHARWAALARDAAEKHGAAFLDPSDRFASAGLFSRDGIHPSAEGHHVLAEAVEGALPR; encoded by the coding sequence GTGCAGCGAGTCGCCCACGTCGCCGTCAGCACCGCCGTCGCGTTCGGCGTGCTCGTGCTCCTCGAAGGGGCGCTCCGTCTCGCCGGCTTCGAACGCGAGATCACCCCGGTTTCGCTCCGCTTCGGGTACCCCGACCCGCGCGAGATCGGGTCGGTGTTCACGCCGGATCCCGAGTTGTTCTGGCGGCTGCGCCCCGGGTCCGAGTTCGACGCGGAGGCGTCGGTGGCGATCAACCCCCTGGGGTATCGCGGTCCGGTGCCGCTCGATCCCCGACCCGCCGGACGCACGCGCATCGCGGTCCTCGGAGACTCCGTCGCGTTCGGCGGCGCCGTCGCGTGGCCGGAGATCCTCGCCGATCGGACCGGCGCCGAGGTCCTCAACTTCGGCGTGCCCGGATACACCGTGGTCCAGGGGAGCCGGCAGTGGGCGCGCGACGTCGCCCCGCTCCGCCCCGATGTCGTGGTCGTCGCGTACGGCTGGAACGACCACTGGGTGGCGAAGGGCGGCCTTCCGGACTCGGCGCGGACGGTCCCCTCCCGCGGCCGAGCGGCGTTCGAGTTGGGACTGTCGCGGCTTCGCCTCGCGCAGGCCGCACACGCGATTCTCGGAACGGCGGCGTCCGCCGAACCCGGCCCCGCCCCCCCGGGCGCGACGCGCCGCGTGCCGCCGTCGGACTACCGCGAGACGCTCGATCGGCTCCTCGCCGCCGCCTCCGGGTCCGGAGCCCGCGTGCTCGTGCTCGCGCTCCCTTCGGGGCTGCGGGAATCGGACTTCCCCTCCTACCTGCTCGATCTCGGCTTCACCCCCTCGGCGAGGGACGCGATCGAGGACCACGCGCGCTGGGCCGCGCTCGCCCGCGACGCCGCCGAGAAGCACGGTGCGGCGTTCCTCGACCCGTCCGACCGGTTCGCCTCGGCGGGGCTGTTCTCGCGCGACGGCATCCATCCCAGCGCGGAGGGTCATCACGTGCTCGCCGAGGCGGTCGAGGGAGCGCTCCCCCGATGA